A stretch of the Fusarium musae strain F31 chromosome 2, whole genome shotgun sequence genome encodes the following:
- a CDS encoding hypothetical protein (EggNog:ENOG41~antiSMASH:Cluster_2.8), with protein MPKGSGRSQQVPGPEQPVSGAMDLDPKRQKNWINQFQTKWLFDWLTWRTLNVRYFLITDPKLDIRTTNSLTPTSQSLPVMASELKEYLVIIPDLPDVLAKRQVLLKPHNQDAAPLVKAGRVPFFGSTLAHHSAEGQQVAENGTVMIIKAESEEEIKEIIRKDIFTIEGVWDFGKLSIWPFKSK; from the exons ATGCCGAAAGGCTCCGGCCGAAGCCAACAAGTCCCGGGTCCGGAACAGCCCGTATCGGGGGCCATGGACCTTGACCCAAAGCGACAAAAGAACTGGATAAATCAGTTCCAGACCAAGTGGTTGTTTGATTGGCTAACTTGGCGAACACTCAATGTCCGATATTTCTTGATCACCGATCCGAAACTCGA TATCCGAACTACCAATTCTCTTACACCAACATCTCAATCACTGCCCGTCATGGCCTCTGAGCTTAAAGAAtacctcgtcatcatccctGATCTTCCCGACGTCCTAGCCAAACGACAAGTCCTACTCAAGCCTCACAACCAAGACGCAGCTCCCCTAGTCAAAGCCGGCCGTGTCCCCTTCTTCGGCAGCACCCTTGCTCACCACAGCGCCGAAGGCCAACAAGTCGCCGAGAATGGAACAGTCATGATCATCAAAGCTgagagcgaggaggagatcaaggagatcatccgaaaagatatttttacgaTTGAGGGGGTTTGGGATTTTGGAAAGTTGTCTATCTGGCCTTTCAAGAGTAAATGA
- the FUB3 gene encoding Aspartate kinase fub3 (antiSMASH:Cluster_2.8), giving the protein MRSRRDNSWVVQKFGGTSIGKFPDKREAWRRQARSDMFCTKFRQESLRNNELLQVYRTLRGIVAITQDPDMQELLFDRLRSIIKDIRDDQVATVQIYILRQDIRDETTRQITADCQELLDYTSAAKRFKLDINGKAKDKMVSFGEKLSCRLMVAMLRDRDIPAEYVDLSDIVPSNNLDHLKPEFFPEAAAVFGKRIEACNGRVPVITGFFGAVPGSLIDSGIGRGYSDLCAVLVAIGLHTERVQIWKEVDGIFTADPREVPDARCLPSITPSEAAELTFYGSEVIHHLALSLAIQAKPPISIFVKNVQKPWGQGTVVVPSDGDDTSSWPIDYLDPSDSDSTSSTALPKMPTAVTIKRDITILNILSNKQSMSHGFFVKVFTILAEHDISVDLISTSEVHVSMAINSSNMDPSQIKDVHCKLAEEGEVNVLPDMAILSLVGAELKNMTGIAGRMFAILGEQHVNIEMISQGASEINISCVIPDKDATRALNMLHNELFTKNAM; this is encoded by the exons ATGCGTAGTCGTCGAGATAATTCCTGGGTGGTTCAGAAGTTTGGTGGAACAAGCATTGGCAAATTCCCAGACAAG CGCGAGGCTTGGAGGCGACAGGCCCGCAGTGATATGTTCTGCACGAAGTTCAGGCAAGAAAGTCTTCGGAACAACGA GCTGCTACAAGTCTACCGGACATTGAGAGGCATTGTTGCCATCACGCAAGACCCTGATATGCAAGAGTTGCTCTTCGACAGACTTCGCAGCATTATCAAAGATATCCGTGATGACCAAGTGGCCACTGTCCAGATATATATCTTGAGACAGGACATTCGTGATGAGACAACCCGACAGATCACAGCAGATTGCCAGGAACTACTTGACTACACATCCGCTGCTAAGCGCTTCAAACTCGATATCAATGGTAAAGCAAAAGACAAAATGGTCAGCTTCGGTGAGAAGTTGAGCTGTCGACTCATGGTTGCTATGCTACGAGACAGAGACATCCCAGCGGAATACGTCGATCTCTCCGATATTGTACCTAGCAACAACCTGGATCATTTGAAGCCTGAATTCTTCCCTGAAGCAGCTGCAGTCTTTGGAAAACGAATCGAAGCTTGCAATGGGAGAGTTCCCGTCATCACTGGATTCTTCGGCGCTGTTCCGGGGAGTTTGATAGACAGTGGTATTGGAAGAGGATATTCTGACCTCTGTGCTGTTTTGGTGGCGATTGGGCTACATACAGAGAGAGTGCAGATCTGGAAAGAGGTTGATGGCATTTTCACAGCTGATCCGAGAGAAGTCCCTGATGCTAGATGCTTGCCTTCGATCACGCCGTCTGAAGCAGCTGAACTTACCTTCTATGGATCAGAGgtcattcatcatcttgcACTGTCTCTGGCAATTCAAGCAAAGCCGCCTATTAGCATCTTTGTCAAGAATGTGCAGAAGCCGTGGGGTCAAGGAACTGTTGTTGTTCCTAGCGATGGTGACGACACATCTTCGTGGCCGATCGACTACTTGGACCCTTCCGACTCGGACAGTACTTCTTCCACAGCACTGCCAAAAATGCCAACTGCTGTCACCATCAAGCGAGACATCACcattctcaacatcctcagcaACAAACAGTCCATGTCTCATGGCTTCTTCGTCAAGGTCTTTACCATCCTGGCAGAGCACGATATCTCAGTTGATCTAATCTCCACCTCAGAAGTCCATGTTTCTATGGCAATCAACAGTTCCAACATGGATCCCTCTCAGATCAAGGATGTTCACTGCAAGCTtgctgaagaaggagaggTGAATGTGCTACCTGACATGGCTATCCTGAGTCTCGTGGGCGCTGAGCTGAAGAACATGACCGGCATTGCGGGGAGAATGTTTGCCATTCTTGGGGAGCAGCACGTCAACATTGAGATGATCTCGCAAG GTGCGAGTGAGATTAACATATCCTGTGTCATTCCGGATAAGGACGCCACTAGGGCTCTGAATATGCTGCATAATGAGCTGTTTACGAAGAATGCCATGTAA
- the FUB4 gene encoding Hydrolase fub4 (EggNog:ENOG41~antiSMASH:Cluster_2.8) — MRFLCLHGYAFSVEVLQQQMEPITAHLPSDWEYEFLEAGMEPTQLMLPNLKQVPKPNSSWYNFPYPEDVEEAYERLAAYVESEGPFDGIWGFSQGGSMAALLLLMHQAEHPDTPYPFKMAIFTSAFLPHSFDNGVISWDLTEKNTLEPAYLPGRIDVSHGKKLDWKKDLHTSIEYDMINAVKDELDFPVDLLLRWRPSDIPEKIPVPSVHVRGLKDHYSFVDESVYELFDPDMARKMTHRGGHNFPRYNEELVHFAELIIETVVSLH, encoded by the exons ATGAGGTTTCTATGTCTCCACGGCTATGCCTTCAGCGTAGAGGTTCTCCAACAACAGATGGAGCCCATCACTGCTCACCTGCCAAGTGACTGGGAGTACGAATTTCTCGAGGCAGGCATGGAACCCACACAACTGATGCTCC CAAACCTCAAGCAAGTCCCCAAGCCCAACTCCAGCTGGTACAACTTCCCTTACCCCGAAGACGTCGAAGAGGCATATGAGCGCCTAGCTGCATATGTTGAGTCTGAAGGTCCTTTTGATGGTATCTGGGGCTTCTCACAGGGTGGTTCTATGGCTGCTCTTCTACTTCTCATGCACCAAGCCGAGCACCCTGATACGCCATACCCTTTTAAGATGGCCATCTTCACATCAGCCTTCCTTCCCCACTCCTTTGACAATGGTGTGATCAGCTGGGATCTTACAGAGAAGAACACACTTGAACCGGCATACCTCCCCGGGCGAATTGACGTGTCTCATGGCAAGAAGCTGGACTGGAAGAAGGATCTTCACACTTCGATTGAGTATGACATGATCAACGCTGTCAAGGACGAGCTTGACTTTCCCGTTGACCTCCTCCTTCGATGGAGACCTAGTGATATCCCCGAGAAGATTCCAGTACCTTCTGTCCATGTCCGTGGGTTAAAGGATCACTACTCATTCGTCGATGAATCGGTGTACGAGTTGTTTGACCCCGAtatggcgaggaagatgacaCATCGTGGGGGACATAACTTCCCTAGGTACAATGAGGAGTTGGTGCACTTTGCAGAATTGATTATCGAGACGGTTGTTTCTCTTCACTAG